The proteins below come from a single Pedobacter aquae genomic window:
- a CDS encoding leucine--tRNA ligase — protein MDYQFKSIETKWQNFWAQNQTYKVETDTTKPKYYVLDMFPYPSGAGLHVGHPLGYIASDIFARYKRLKGFNVLHPMGYDSFGLPAEQYAIQTGQHPAITTEANIKRYREQLDNLGFSFDWSKEVRTSSPDYYKWTQWIFMQLFNAWYNKSSDKAEHISTLIHHLETQGTANLNAVSDDDTQKLLPTDWAAFSEEEKQAELLKYRLTFLKESTVNWCPALGTVLANDEVKDGFSERGGHPVEQKKMMQWSMRITAYAERLLQGLNVIDWPEPLKEMQRNWIGKSVGAMVKFSLIPNPSPKEKGAQENLSFGYETANSFAWNLLKENSKINRKNQTDAEFVLWQSLRNSQIGFKIRRQHVIEGYIADFACLSQKLVIEVDGGYHQDIDAAEYDKIRTHFLNQAGFEVIRFTNEEAINQTEKVVSVIKEKLEHLSQQKEFTTNQTIQSERLSAGLAAPSPSERAGGEAHVEVFTTRVDTIFGVSFLVLAPEHELVAQITTAAQKAEIEAYIAQTKKKSELDRMADTKTVSGAFTGAYAINPVDGARVPIWIADYVLAGYGTGAVMAVPSGDQRDYLFAQQYNLPIIQILDAQQMENEADPTKEGRYVNSGFINGLNYKEATAKVIAFLEQEGMGYAKINYRMRDAIFGRQRYWGEPVPVYFKNGLPYLIDESELPLMLPEVDKYLPTESGEPPLGRAKDWKYKDEYEYELSTMPGWAGSSWYWYRYMDAKNENAFADKDKIAYWKDVDLYIGGSEHATGHLLYSRFWNKFLKDLGYVTEEEPFKKLINQGMIQGRSNFVYRIQLKNYKLKIKNLEDNDVDFYNESKLPFPIILLSKGLYEKGLKGSLSSFENDSIKSLMLSQIKNRLDSDDFEITFDIDYTKTSALHVDVNIVNNDILDTEKFRASRPEYKDAVFIFEDGTNSLSFGEGRGEAKYICGAEVEKMSKSKFNVVNPDDLTERYGADTLRMYEMFLGPLEQSKPWNTNGIEGVFKFLRKFWKLFHDEAFNFVVADEAPTKAELKALHKIIKKVEEDIERFSFNTSVSSFMIAVNELTDLKCNKRAILQDLVLLLHPYAPHVTEELWALLGNAAGTISYANFPKFNPEYLVENDFNYPISVNGKTRTNLSFPLSMEAADIEKEVLANEAVQKYLEGKSPKKVIVVKGRIVNIVV, from the coding sequence ATGGATTATCAATTTAAAAGTATAGAAACTAAGTGGCAAAATTTCTGGGCTCAAAACCAAACTTATAAAGTAGAAACCGATACCACTAAACCCAAATATTATGTGTTAGATATGTTTCCTTATCCTTCTGGTGCTGGTTTACATGTTGGGCATCCGCTGGGTTATATAGCTTCTGATATTTTTGCTCGTTATAAAAGGTTAAAAGGCTTTAACGTTTTGCACCCTATGGGTTATGATTCTTTTGGTTTACCAGCAGAACAATATGCCATACAAACGGGGCAACATCCGGCAATTACCACAGAGGCTAACATTAAAAGATATCGTGAGCAATTAGATAATCTAGGCTTTTCTTTTGATTGGAGTAAAGAAGTGCGTACCAGCTCGCCAGACTATTATAAATGGACACAGTGGATTTTTATGCAATTGTTTAATGCATGGTATAATAAATCTTCTGACAAAGCAGAGCATATTTCTACTTTAATCCATCATTTAGAAACACAAGGAACAGCAAATCTAAATGCTGTTTCTGATGATGATACGCAAAAACTTTTACCAACAGACTGGGCTGCTTTTTCTGAAGAAGAGAAACAAGCAGAGCTATTAAAATACCGTTTAACTTTTTTAAAAGAAAGTACTGTTAATTGGTGCCCCGCTTTAGGTACCGTATTAGCTAATGACGAAGTTAAAGATGGTTTTTCAGAACGTGGCGGGCATCCTGTAGAGCAAAAGAAAATGATGCAATGGAGTATGCGTATTACCGCTTACGCTGAAAGATTGCTTCAAGGCTTAAATGTTATAGATTGGCCAGAACCGCTAAAAGAAATGCAGCGCAACTGGATAGGGAAGAGTGTAGGAGCGATGGTGAAATTTAGCCTCATCCCCAACCCTTCTCCAAAGGAGAAGGGAGCGCAGGAGAACCTATCATTCGGATATGAAACGGCTAATTCTTTTGCTTGGAATTTATTGAAAGAGAATTCTAAAATTAATCGCAAGAATCAAACAGATGCGGAATTTGTTCTTTGGCAGAGTTTACGTAATAGTCAAATAGGTTTTAAAATAAGAAGGCAGCATGTAATTGAAGGATATATTGCTGATTTTGCATGTCTGTCACAAAAACTTGTTATCGAAGTTGACGGAGGTTATCACCAGGATATTGATGCAGCAGAATATGATAAAATAAGAACTCATTTCTTAAATCAAGCAGGTTTTGAAGTTATCCGCTTTACCAACGAAGAAGCAATCAATCAAACAGAAAAAGTAGTTTCTGTTATAAAAGAAAAGCTAGAGCATTTATCCCAGCAAAAAGAATTTACAACAAATCAAACGATACAATCCGAGCGTTTATCCGCAGGACTGGCAGCTCCCTCTCCTTCGGAGAGGGCGGGGGGTGAGGCCCATGTTGAAGTTTTCACAACCCGTGTAGATACCATTTTCGGGGTTTCATTTTTAGTATTAGCACCAGAGCATGAATTGGTAGCGCAAATTACTACAGCTGCACAAAAAGCAGAAATTGAAGCTTACATTGCTCAAACCAAAAAGAAATCAGAATTAGATCGTATGGCCGATACTAAAACGGTTTCAGGAGCTTTTACAGGAGCTTATGCTATCAACCCGGTTGATGGTGCCAGAGTGCCAATTTGGATAGCTGATTACGTGTTAGCAGGTTATGGTACAGGTGCGGTTATGGCTGTTCCTTCCGGAGACCAGCGTGATTATTTATTTGCACAGCAGTACAATTTGCCAATCATCCAAATCTTAGATGCACAGCAAATGGAAAACGAGGCCGATCCAACTAAAGAAGGACGGTATGTTAATTCAGGATTTATCAACGGCTTAAACTATAAAGAGGCAACAGCCAAAGTAATTGCATTTTTAGAGCAAGAAGGTATGGGTTACGCAAAAATAAATTACCGTATGCGTGATGCTATTTTTGGTCGCCAACGTTATTGGGGAGAACCTGTTCCCGTGTATTTTAAAAATGGCTTGCCATACTTAATAGACGAAAGCGAGTTACCATTAATGCTGCCAGAAGTTGATAAATACTTACCTACAGAATCTGGCGAACCACCGCTAGGAAGAGCAAAAGACTGGAAATATAAAGACGAGTACGAGTATGAATTAAGTACCATGCCAGGTTGGGCAGGTAGTAGTTGGTATTGGTACCGTTATATGGATGCAAAAAATGAAAACGCTTTCGCTGATAAAGATAAAATAGCTTATTGGAAAGATGTTGATTTATACATAGGTGGTTCTGAGCATGCTACAGGACACTTATTATATAGCCGTTTTTGGAATAAATTCTTAAAAGATTTAGGCTATGTAACAGAAGAAGAACCTTTCAAAAAATTGATTAATCAAGGGATGATTCAGGGAAGGTCTAATTTTGTTTATAGGATTCAATTAAAAAATTATAAGCTAAAGATTAAAAATTTAGAAGATAATGATGTAGACTTTTATAATGAGTCGAAGTTACCTTTTCCTATAATTCTTCTATCTAAAGGTCTTTACGAAAAAGGTTTAAAAGGTAGTTTATCTTCTTTTGAGAATGATAGTATTAAAAGTTTAATGTTATCACAAATAAAAAATAGGTTAGATTCAGATGATTTTGAAATTACTTTTGATATAGATTATACAAAAACTTCTGCTTTACATGTCGATGTCAATATCGTAAACAACGATATCCTAGATACAGAAAAATTTAGAGCATCCAGACCTGAATATAAAGATGCTGTCTTTATTTTCGAGGATGGAACCAACTCCCTCTCCTTTGGAGAGGGCAGGGGTGAGGCTAAATACATCTGCGGAGCTGAAGTAGAAAAAATGTCTAAATCCAAATTCAACGTGGTTAACCCCGATGATTTAACCGAACGTTACGGAGCAGACACTCTACGTATGTACGAAATGTTCTTAGGTCCTCTAGAGCAAAGTAAACCATGGAATACCAATGGTATAGAAGGTGTGTTTAAGTTTTTAAGAAAGTTTTGGAAACTGTTTCATGATGAAGCCTTCAATTTTGTAGTTGCTGATGAAGCACCAACAAAAGCCGAGTTAAAAGCTTTACATAAAATCATCAAAAAGGTAGAAGAAGATATAGAGCGTTTTTCTTTCAATACATCGGTTTCTAGTTTCATGATTGCGGTTAACGAGTTAACAGATTTAAAATGTAACAAAAGAGCTATCCTTCAAGATTTAGTTTTGCTGTTGCACCCTTATGCACCACATGTTACAGAAGAGCTTTGGGCTTTATTAGGAAATGCCGCAGGAACAATTTCTTATGCAAACTTCCCTAAATTTAACCCAGAGTATTTGGTGGAAAATGATTTTAACTATCCTATTTCTGTTAACGGTAAAACCAGAACTAATTTAAGCTTCCCTTTAAGTATGGAAGCGGCAGATATAGAAAAGGAAGTTTTAGCAAACGAAGCTGTTCAGAAATATTTAGAAGGTAAATCCCCCAAAAAGGTGATTGTAGTAAAAGGAAGAATTGTTAATATTGTAGTTTAG
- a CDS encoding cell division protein FtsX, producing MEEFEDSRASKKTKTIYISTVISISLVLLMVGLLGLILVHGKNLSNYVKENIVLNLVINEGTKEVDILALQKQVEANGYVKSTQYISKELAARNLTQDLGEDFIKFLGYNPLLSSIDVYLKAEYANNQSIEILSKQLQKNPMINEVRYQKSLVDMINQNIRTISLVIFGFGAVLLIIAIALINNTIRLAIYSQRFLIKSMQLVGATRSFIRKPFLVYGFLHGLIAGLIAIILLVLTLYFAQQQIPELVILRNYYEFAIVFIAVIGVGIFISCLSTYFAVTKYLKLKIYDLYR from the coding sequence ATGGAAGAATTTGAAGATAGCAGAGCATCAAAAAAAACCAAAACCATTTATATCTCAACCGTTATAAGCATTTCTTTAGTGTTATTGATGGTTGGTTTACTAGGTTTAATTCTGGTACATGGTAAAAATTTATCAAACTATGTTAAAGAAAACATTGTACTTAACCTGGTGATTAATGAGGGTACAAAAGAGGTTGATATTTTGGCTTTGCAAAAACAGGTAGAGGCTAACGGTTATGTAAAATCTACACAATACATTAGTAAAGAGCTAGCTGCAAGAAACTTAACTCAAGATTTAGGTGAAGATTTTATTAAGTTTTTGGGCTATAATCCTTTACTTTCTTCTATTGATGTTTATTTAAAAGCAGAATATGCTAACAACCAAAGCATTGAAATTTTAAGTAAACAGCTTCAAAAGAACCCCATGATTAATGAGGTGCGGTATCAAAAATCTTTAGTGGATATGATTAATCAAAACATCAGGACTATATCTTTAGTAATTTTTGGATTTGGTGCTGTGCTTTTAATCATTGCTATTGCTTTAATTAATAATACCATAAGATTGGCCATTTACTCGCAACGTTTCTTAATAAAAAGTATGCAATTAGTAGGTGCTACAAGAAGTTTTATTAGAAAGCCTTTCTTAGTATATGGCTTTTTACATGGCTTAATTGCTGGTTTAATTGCTATTATTTTATTGGTGCTAACTTTATATTTTGCACAACAGCAAATTCCAGAATTGGTAATTTTAAGAAACTACTATGAGTTTGCAATTGTATTTATAGCTGTAATTGGTGTAGGCATATTTATCTCATGCTTAAGCACTTACTTTGCGGTTACAAAATACTTGAAATTAAAAATTTACGATTTATACAGATAA
- a CDS encoding DUF3098 domain-containing protein, with translation MSQKPTSTPDNKVQFVFGKSNYQFLVISIAIVIIGFALMTGDTDIYDFRKTVLAPIVVLAGFALGFYAILKKSTPKSH, from the coding sequence ATGTCTCAAAAACCAACATCAACCCCAGACAATAAAGTTCAATTTGTTTTTGGTAAAAGCAACTATCAGTTTTTGGTGATTAGTATCGCTATCGTAATTATTGGTTTTGCTTTAATGACAGGCGATACAGATATTTATGATTTCAGGAAAACTGTTTTAGCCCCTATTGTGGTTTTAGCTGGTTTTGCTTTAGGCTTTTACGCTATCTTAAAAAAATCAACTCCTAAATCTCATTAA
- a CDS encoding undecaprenyl-diphosphate phosphatase, whose protein sequence is MNLFEAIILAIIEGLTEFLPVSSTGHMIIASSLMGIQSDNFVKLFTVAIQLGTILSVFALYFKRFFRSLDFYFKLFVAFIPAIIFGVLFSDKIDELLESPLTVAISLLVGGIILLFVDKWFKDGNIDNSDDINYPTAFKIGMFQCIAMIPGVSRSAASIIGGMTQKLSRKAAAEFSFFLAVPTMFAATAKKLFDFYKDGNTITSEEVNLLLIGNIVGFVVALIAIKSFIGYLSKHGFKIFGIYRIIVGAILIAFILSGANLQVV, encoded by the coding sequence ATGAATCTTTTTGAAGCTATTATTTTAGCCATTATAGAAGGTTTAACAGAGTTTTTACCAGTTTCTTCTACTGGCCACATGATTATTGCCTCTTCTTTAATGGGTATACAATCTGATAATTTTGTTAAACTATTTACGGTTGCCATACAACTAGGCACTATTTTATCGGTTTTTGCACTTTATTTTAAAAGATTCTTTAGGTCTTTAGATTTTTATTTTAAACTATTTGTTGCTTTTATTCCGGCCATTATATTCGGTGTACTTTTTAGCGATAAAATTGATGAATTATTAGAAAGTCCGCTTACGGTAGCCATTTCTTTATTGGTTGGAGGGATTATCCTCCTATTTGTTGATAAATGGTTTAAAGATGGCAATATAGATAACTCTGATGACATAAACTATCCAACAGCTTTTAAAATAGGGATGTTTCAATGTATTGCGATGATCCCTGGCGTTTCAAGATCTGCTGCTAGTATCATCGGCGGGATGACACAGAAACTTAGCAGAAAAGCAGCAGCAGAATTTTCTTTCTTTTTAGCTGTGCCTACTATGTTTGCAGCTACAGCAAAAAAACTATTCGACTTTTATAAAGACGGCAATACAATTACCAGTGAAGAAGTAAACTTACTTTTAATTGGCAACATCGTTGGTTTTGTGGTAGCATTAATTGCGATAAAAAGCTTCATTGGCTATTTAAGCAAGCATGGCTTTAAAATATTTGGGATATACAGAATTATAGTTGGTGCTATACTTATTGCTTTTATTTTGAGCGGTGCCAACCTACAAGTGGTATAA
- the truB gene encoding tRNA pseudouridine(55) synthase TruB — MEEVQEKKFPNFDFTTGEVLLINKPYKWTSFDVVGKLRNSFKPLKLKVGHAGTLDPLATGLLIICTGKLTKQIDTFQAEEKEYTGTITIGATTPSYDLETEVDQNFDISALTEDAIKDNTQHFIGELDQFPPAHSAIKVDGERLYMKARRGEDVELKSRKVTISEFEITRIELPEIDFRVVCSKGTYIRSLAHDFGKKLNNGAYLSKLRRTKSGNFNVDDAFEIMELVNHIREIKQNPDFK, encoded by the coding sequence ATGGAAGAAGTTCAAGAAAAAAAATTCCCCAATTTTGATTTTACTACTGGCGAAGTTTTATTGATTAACAAGCCTTACAAATGGACATCTTTTGATGTGGTAGGTAAACTGCGTAACTCTTTTAAACCTTTAAAATTAAAAGTTGGTCATGCTGGTACGTTAGACCCTCTGGCTACCGGTTTATTAATCATTTGCACAGGAAAACTCACCAAACAAATTGATACTTTTCAGGCCGAGGAGAAAGAATATACGGGTACCATTACTATAGGTGCTACTACACCTTCTTATGATTTAGAAACAGAGGTTGACCAGAATTTTGATATTTCTGCACTTACAGAAGATGCTATAAAAGACAATACCCAACATTTTATTGGCGAATTAGACCAATTTCCACCAGCACATTCGGCCATTAAAGTAGATGGCGAAAGGCTTTACATGAAAGCAAGAAGAGGTGAAGATGTTGAACTAAAATCAAGAAAAGTTACCATTTCTGAATTTGAAATTACCAGAATAGAGCTCCCTGAAATAGATTTTAGAGTAGTTTGTAGCAAAGGTACCTATATACGTTCTTTGGCTCATGATTTTGGCAAGAAATTAAATAACGGCGCTTATTTAAGTAAACTTAGAAGAACCAAAAGTGGTAATTTTAATGTTGATGATGCTTTTGAGATTATGGAATTGGTAAATCATATCAGAGAGATTAAACAAAACCCTGATTTTAAATAA